GGACTGAAGGCACAAGGAGCCACTGGAGTTAATTGTGTTTGATGCTTATAATTCTTGACATACAGGAAAAATGTACATTTCCAGAAAAGCCTTTTTAGAGAAACAAAATTTCCCCTTGCTTTTCTTACAAGGAAACATCTCTCAAGGTGCCTCAAGATCCAGTCTGTGCACACCATTAAAGCTTGGATTAGTGAGAATTTCTGTTATAAGCTTAAACCCAAAATTTCCAGTAAATATAATTCTTCAATTCACAAAGTCCTTATCTTCTTATCTTTATTCCATATATAAAAATGTATTCACTGGTTCTACAAGCTAATGCTTGCATAAGAAGGCCATCATGCTAGTACAAGAATTTAGTTTGAGCTGGTGTTGCAGAGAGAGTATACCCTGCAAGTCCAATAAGCATAAAGGTCCTAATACTTGAATCAATTGGATCAAATACATGGGCACCACCTCCACAAGAATTCAAACTCAGGATCTTGTCATGATGAAAAGTATCAAGGTTGGTTCTTCTGAGATTCAACCAACACCAAGTAGCAAGGTTGGGTTTATTCTGGGAGTCAAGGctctgtttcttttttttatttttctgaataTTCTCACTTATTTGTTGATATTATCGTAACATGCCCCCTCATTTTTTTCCCTAAAGCATGCAGAAAATTGCACAGTGAAGGTCCAATTTGATTGGAATCACCTCTCAAATCCATACAAAATATTGTTGGTTCCTTTTCCAAAGTTTAGCAGACATGTAACTTCAGTTACAGCTACTGATCAGTTGTCCCgaaaatgacatctattttttaaagataaaaatttaaaaaagtaaAGAACTTTATTgccgaaagaaaacaaaagatttAAGTTGGTAGGAAATGAGTTCCTTAAAAGATACTAAAGTTTACTAGCccaagttttttttgtttttttttaccaAATAGATGTATCATTTTATAATTATCGATAGTAGACAGCAAGTGAAAAGTATCCCAACACTTCTTAGAATTCTCCAACGAAAAGAGATTTGTCTAAAGAGGATATGGATCATCAACTATCATAGTTAAGTTGATCCAATTAATTACTAGAATTTTTCATTAAACAGAGTACAGATAAGGCCTAACACTTTCATCAGGTTTAATCGATTTCATCATGTACTACTGGCAGAATTGCCAGCAATAGTGTACAAATACATAAAAGTATATGCAGTATATGATAGCTTATAGTGTAGACATTACATAAAGGCATGTACTGCATAACTTTGAATGCTTTTGATTCTCTTGCTATTTGATGTAGTTATTGGAAACAAGAAGCAAAATGAAACCAGAGATGAGAAAAATACTTGGATCTTCACCCGCAGTCATCAAGCATTAGTAAGGAAATGCAAAAGGCATGCAGTACTCATTTTTATCCCTTCACTATGACCTCAATGCTTTTTGATCTTAGAAATGTGCCAAGTGACCAATGACTTATCGACACATGGATCGATCGAGCAAagcgccgaaagaaacctagttaGAACATTATAAAAAGCAATCTGTGATCCTCAAATCTGTGGACTACTTTTGAGAGTCCTGATGGCATCATGTTGCTTTCGATATTGCTTTCTTTTGAGAGTCTTAATGGCATCATTAGCTTCGCTGCTTTCTCCTTAACCATCGTTTGGGATTCTCTTCTTTAAGGTATCCACTGATTCAGCAAAGCATGCAAAGAAGAGACCCAGTTTGCGTCACACACCATGCAGCAAGAAAATTACATGGAGCTGCACCAGAGTTGGTGACAGCCTACGAAGGCCACTCCAATGCTGGCTAAAgcaaaagggagaagaagaacaaAGACAGTGGCCAATGGCCATATCATATGAGCTCGTTGCCACCAAACGCGCCACCTTAAAGCCAGTATCCAATATTCCATCACAGTCTGCGACACTACCTCTCTCTTTCGGAACCAGATCATTCTCCCATatcttccttggtatctcaaAAAGATGAGGGAATCTGAAGCCTCTCTCACCATCCTTTCACCAAAGCTGGGTTGCTGTGTGGCTTTCCAAGTCTGAGTCCTGATGCTAGCTGTGGCCACATGATATCAAACCCTAAAAATGGGCACTGGATGGGGCTGTCTCACCTTTTGAGAAGCTGAAACATGCAGGCAAAAGATAGATTACGGGGAATAAAGCTACTGAATATAAATCTCACATTTGAACTatcttgttttccttttcttggaTGCATATATTTCTTTTCTGACCAATATGGGTCCACATCAACAGTATCAAAGTGGGTTAAAAGCAGCACTATCATATTTGCCTCTTGTTATCTGTatccttcttttctcttcttttcctaTTTGCTTGTTTGTCTAACTATGCTTTTGAGGGTACGTTTGGAGTTCATCATGGTCACTTTGCAGCCATCAATTCTTTTTTCTTGTCTTATTCTAAAAGTTGTCTCATTTATAGTTCCATCATTTATcacaaacattatatatatatatatatataataaatattggTGTTGTGAAGTCATAGTAGAAGCCAGTGGGAGACCATATACGCTTGATATTGTCTAAGCTGAAACTTATTTTGCGTGCGTGATTGCAAGCCAACCAAATTGATTTGCTTGAGGGGTAAACATAGGCTTGGATGTACAGATTACTCCGAGGAGGAGGTGATCATTCCATGAAACAATTGGAATAAGAATCAGACAGGAGATCCAAGGCATGATAAGAGGAGAGAAATCATTTGGCTACAAGGTCCCGAGTCACCATCATTGATGATGAAGGCACATCTATTATGTAAGTGGGGGGGGGAGTCCACATGAATCACTAAAGTATAGGGCCATGCTCTGAGGAGGTGATCATTCCACGTAcatgagaagagagagaagaggatgATTTGGGCAGACAAGCCCCATGTCTCCATCATCGATAACGAGGACTCATCTACTAAGTACGTAGGTGGGGAAGGCAATGTGAGTCACTGAGATGTACGATACCAGCTCGCCCTGAAGGCCTGCAGGCCAGCCGCCATGGCCGACCTCGATGCGACGAGCAAGGCTGGCAGGCACAAGCCATGTGCTCCGCGTGGTGGTCCTCCTGCAAGCAACACCGGGCGCCATGTCGATGGCTTTGGAGCATGCAGGTGCTGCCACGAGTTCATGGAGGACCGTAACAGGAGAAGCTTTAAGGGACAACGTGAGAAGCCATGGTCCCAACATGGTGCAAGGAGCGGAGGAAGCGTTGGGCGTCTTGTTCttgggtggaagaagaagaagaagaagacaaagctTGGGAACAGAAGGAGGAAAGGGATTTTGCCCATGGGTGGTGGGGTTTTCTACCATGAAATCGTGCACTGATGAGCTTCCACGGATGGCCATGTTGTGCTGCTGCCAGAGCCAGCTGATGTGGTCAGGCACTGTTTGGCCAGCTTAGGTTGATGCAAGCTTTTGAGCATGAGTTTGGAATTTTGTACCGACGTTATGGATTTGGCAAAGATCTAATAAGTGGGCTATtggaagtttataattaattaatgttGTATTTTTGCACGAGTTATGGGACATGAAAACTTTGGTAAGTTGCTTCATTTCCTATCTTAGTGTAATGCTTTAGCAAAAAAAGACGATAGGAAGAAAAGAACCATCATCGGTCATCCTCAGGGAAGTGTTCGACATCCAAAGGATGTGGATGTGCTTCTCTCGGGATGCACAATATCTAATTCTCATGTGGTGGGGAATTGGTGGTGAGACCACATGAGATCGAGGCCACGAAGACATGTAAATTGTGACCGCCTGCCAAATTATTCTTTCTCATCTTAAGCAGCAGATATGAACTGCATTTGGTTGGCTGTAGCTTCTTCATTAAAGCTGTAGCTGTTCCTGCCATGCCAAATCCCCACAAACCACATATTTCTCATTATAACTTGTGAGTACTGATTCTTGTAACTCGAATATAATATATGAACACGATTTGATTGGGTCACACTCGCTGTCTTTTAGTAATGAATGGCAATAGATTTTCGTCCTACTTTGAACTTAAATTCAAAGATTAATTATGTTTGAGCATATGGTTCGTTCGTTAGTTGTTGATTTGAAGATTCTATTAAATATCGAATCTATGTAGAAGCAAATATATTAAaatagtataattctttaaaaCTTTACTTGAGGGATTTTTTGAATAATGTGATATGAGACTATTACATTTAAGATCATAGTTAAATATTCTGAATGATTGCATATTTTCTCCGATCATAAGTTCGATCATACAACGTCAAATTCGAAATATATAAAGTAACGATCTACTTAATCAACTTTTTATTTGTGTATGACGTGATTAATTTTATCGAGTCGAATCAATCTCCTAACTAGTATAATGCTAGTTGCAATGTCGACCGAATGAGATTGAGATATTGAAgaaaattaagattgacttataacgatataaataatatatttttttttattaattttaacttaaatatttcgagtagatttaataaaattaatagattAATTATCCTATTAGATCATATCATGATAATTGATATTAGAATCGACCTAATATTGAGAATAAATCGAAGAACTCCAGTAAGGAAAATCTAATTATGGATAGAACATGATATAATACCTCGATTAATTCTATGTCAATGATAAACATCATCTTATTGATGTTGTCATTTAATAATTCAATGACTAAATTCTGTGCATGTACTCAATATTATATATCCTCTGActcaaataaataacatgcatttGACTCGGTGCAAATCCAACTTAAAATGGATCAAAGATTTAGATAAATTGGCGTCGGCCATGAGTGAATATTTGGGATTAGCTACTCGGTGAACTTATCTTTCATCGCCTTTTTCTCGTTATGATTTAACTTCTAGTTTCAATTTTGGTGGGTAACATCACATAAATCAATGTCCATACTTACATCAACCCACTTATCAAAGTGATACAAACAGGGATGATTGATTTCCTTTGTCCAAAATTATTTTACATTTTCAGATTTCTTTTTCCCTTCTGGTTTATTAAAATGTCGGCTGGTTTCATAATCTGTTTGATTTGTGATTGTGTTGTTtcgataatataaatataaattcatATCCACATCTATTTATGATCAAAACGTATATTGATAATTTATCTTCAAAATGTGTCACAAGGACGGGTCCCACTAGGTCGCATCCATATCTacctgtctgtctgtctgtctgtctgtctataAGGTCATCTCAACCACTACCTCCAccaccatccatccatccatccatatgCTATCACCATAATTATCTACTTGATTTGATCAaactaattttttgaattttttatttatatatgatatgAAATAATTGACATGTGAACGCTCGAGCATTGTATTATTGCCATCCCGACACCCACTGAGGCACGATAATGTTGATTACAACATCTGATGTTTCGTCATATTTGAATGATGCCCGATAACTACGCGAAGTTGCTTTCATGGAATATCTTTCCATTAAACACTGATGATTAACAGAATCATCAACAAAATAACCTCATAAGTTTCATCTTCTTTTACTCCTTTGAAATCATCCTTCTTCCTTATTGTCGAGTATGTCTTCGATGCAAATTTTATAGACCATTCAATTGGCCACGTAACGGAATCGGACTCTAACCAGATTGGTTCCATGATCCACATTAACACGTCAAATAACCAAAAGTAACAACAAACGGTTTAATGTCGATCGTCTATAACAAAGATATATGCAAGGAAGCTatgtgattcattttatcaaagcaAGAAGGATCGTTCTTTTGGTCGTGACATGTTTCGTGGAAGGTGGCGGTTACGGGGAGAGAGAAGAGGTGGTGAACAGGTGTATGGGTACGTAGAACGTTTCTGCAAGCGTGAGTACGTCGTCCGCGGAGGAAGCCTGCAGAGTGGGAGTGCGAGGGAGATCTTTAAAGCGCGATATCGGCTTACGTTCCCAATCCCCGCGAGTCCCCACGCCCTGCCATAAGATTTTgtccccccctcccctcccctctcttCCTCCCCACACACTTCCacatccacctctctctctctctctctctctctctctctctctctccccttccgTATAAATCCAGCGTTCGCCCACCTCCGTCTTCCTCCCTCCTCGGGCTTCACTCCTCCCTACGGTACGGCGCACGTTAGCGCCACACAGCCGTGCCTGCAGATACCCCACCACCCCGCAGCCTCCAAAAGCTTTTGTGGTGCCGCATCATGGCGCAAACCCTGGTGCTGCTTTTCGCCATATGCAGGCTGATGTCCACCGTCGGGCTGACGGTGGAGCCCGCGGAGCTGCTGCCCCGGCTGGCCGTGGAGGGCCAGTTGAGTCTGGACCCCGCTGAGGTCGCCGCGGCGGGCGCCGATTTCGGAGGCCTCGCTAGGGCCGAGCCGGTGGCCGTGATGCGCCCCGGCTCGGCCGGAGACGTCGCCGGCCTCGTCCGGGCCGCGTACGGCTCCGCCCGTGGGTTCCCGGTCTCCGCCAGGGGCCACGGTCACTGTACCGGCGGCCAGGCCCTCGCGCCCGGCGGGGTCGTGATCGAGATGAGCCGCGGCCGGCTCGAGCCCCGGCCGAGGCCGGCGTACTCGCCGTCGACGGGCGAGTACTACGTCGACGTCTGGGGTGGAGATCTATGGATCGATGTGTTGAACTGGACGCTGGCGAACGGCGGCCTCGCGCCCAAGTCGTGGACCGACTACCTCTACCTGTCGGTCGGCGGGACGCTCTCCAATGCGGGCATAAGCGGGCAAGCCTTCCACCACGGGCCTCAGAGTAGCAACGTCTATGAGCTCGATGTGGTCACAGGTCACTTCTCCAAAGCAGAATCATCATTCCCCTCAATTTTTCTCATCGATAATATCTCCTAAATCTAAAACATTCAGGTAAAGGAGAGCTCATTACGTGCTCGGAAGAGCAGAACTCGGAGCTATTCCATGGAGTTCTTGGTGGTCTGGGTCAGTTTGGGATCATCACCAGGGCCAGAATTGCACTGGAACAAGCTCCCCAGAGGGtacatcttccttctccttctcccctcTTCCATTCCTCCTTGCTCCCAACTCCATTGAACATCAACTTTGGCCTTCATGTCCATCACTGTGCTCAATGATGATCAAGAAAGAGGTAGTCGCTAGGACCACTTCATCTGCAGGCTAATCACATCCACGCTAGCCTTGGAGCAGTCGAGTTGTTTATGGTTCCTACAAGGGACACATGGACATGAGATCACGATCCTGTTTGTACTTTGCACTGCTCCAATAGTGTGCACCCTGCATGACGCCGACACCCAACCCATCTAGTGGATAAAGCCATGAGAGCCAGCTTGTAGGCAGCCCTGACATAAACGAAACCAGCCAATTGACTCAGAGAAGCAGAGCTGGATCCGTAGCCATGTTCCATATGatctctcatcatcatcatcgtcagtaCTGGCTAACATTGCCttctgctgctgttgttgttgtggtTAGGTGAGATGGATCCGCGTGCTGTACTCGGACTTCGGTGCCTTCACCAGAGACCAGGAGCACCTCATCTCCCTCCATGGCGCCCTCCCGAGCCAGAGGTTCGACTACGTCGAGGGCTTCGTCATCGTCGACGAAGGCCTCATCAACAACTGGAGGTCGTCCTTCTTCTCCCCCAAGAATCCTGTCAAGATAAGCTCCGTCGGCTCCAACGGCGGCGTCCTCTACTGCCTGGAGATGACCAAGAACTACGACGACTCGACCGCCGACACCATTGACGAGGTATGTCGTCCGCGCCAGTCTCTTTCCATGGACAACGAGGAACATGAGGTCAAGGTTTCTTAATGTTTCTTGTGCTTCATTGACACCTAACGGAAGCACTAAACTA
The DNA window shown above is from Musa acuminata AAA Group cultivar baxijiao chromosome BXJ2-4, Cavendish_Baxijiao_AAA, whole genome shotgun sequence and carries:
- the LOC135610880 gene encoding cytokinin dehydrogenase 5-like; translated protein: MAQTLVLLFAICRLMSTVGLTVEPAELLPRLAVEGQLSLDPAEVAAAGADFGGLARAEPVAVMRPGSAGDVAGLVRAAYGSARGFPVSARGHGHCTGGQALAPGGVVIEMSRGRLEPRPRPAYSPSTGEYYVDVWGGDLWIDVLNWTLANGGLAPKSWTDYLYLSVGGTLSNAGISGQAFHHGPQSSNVYELDVVTGKGELITCSEEQNSELFHGVLGGLGQFGIITRARIALEQAPQRVRWIRVLYSDFGAFTRDQEHLISLHGALPSQRFDYVEGFVIVDEGLINNWRSSFFSPKNPVKISSVGSNGGVLYCLEMTKNYDDSTADTIDEVVEALLRQLSFIPATVFTTDLPYVDFLDRVHKAELRLRAKGLWEVPHPWLNLFVPASRIADFDRGVFRGILGNRTSGPILIYPMNKHKWDDRSSVVTPDEEVFYLVAFLRSALSDSDDPTQSLEYLSQQNQKILEFCDEVGIEMKQYLPHHPSRTEWARHFGPKWARFVRRKAQFDPKFILGTGQGIFQPSSSPLSLLFPS